From the genome of Geminocystis herdmanii PCC 6308, one region includes:
- a CDS encoding DUF362 domain-containing protein, with protein MNKVSLIQAQSYDLQELRLSLEELLEPLGGISAFVKKDDRVLLKPNLLTGSRPTKECTTRKEIVYCVAQMVQEVGGKPFLGDSPAFGSARGVAKANGYLPLCEELNLPIVEFNGKKYPIDNDNFKHLRLSKEAMEADVIINLPKVKSHMQLTVTMGVKNLFGCVPGKMKAWWHMEAGKDVNRFGEMLVETALAINPDLTIMDGIIGHEGNGPSGGEPRELGVLGASNNVFALDVSIADILNVSSEIVPTLRAQKNLGLLSDIKDIEFPLLKPQDLSIANWQLPSALMPIDFGLPRVLKSTFKHLYIKFIKETINN; from the coding sequence ATGAATAAAGTTTCTTTAATACAAGCTCAATCCTACGATTTACAAGAACTACGCTTATCTTTAGAAGAATTACTAGAGCCATTAGGAGGTATATCTGCTTTCGTCAAAAAAGACGATCGAGTTTTGCTCAAACCTAATCTCTTAACAGGCTCACGCCCTACGAAAGAATGTACTACTAGAAAAGAAATCGTTTATTGTGTTGCCCAAATGGTGCAAGAAGTAGGAGGGAAACCCTTTTTAGGAGATAGCCCAGCTTTTGGTAGTGCAAGGGGGGTAGCCAAAGCTAACGGTTACTTGCCTTTGTGTGAAGAATTGAATTTACCTATTGTGGAATTTAACGGCAAAAAATACCCCATTGATAACGATAACTTTAAACATCTGCGTCTATCTAAAGAAGCCATGGAAGCGGATGTTATTATTAATTTGCCAAAAGTCAAATCTCATATGCAGTTAACTGTCACTATGGGGGTGAAAAATCTCTTTGGTTGTGTGCCGGGTAAAATGAAAGCATGGTGGCACATGGAAGCAGGAAAAGATGTTAACCGTTTTGGGGAAATGTTGGTAGAAACAGCCCTTGCCATTAATCCCGACTTGACCATTATGGATGGTATTATTGGTCATGAAGGTAATGGACCAAGTGGGGGAGAACCTAGAGAATTAGGTGTATTAGGCGCTTCTAATAATGTTTTTGCCCTCGATGTCTCGATCGCTGATATACTAAATGTATCCTCAGAAATAGTGCCAACATTAAGAGCTCAGAAAAATTTAGGCTTATTAAGTGACATCAAAGACATCGAATTTCCCTTACTCAAACCCCAAGATTTAAGCATCGCAAATTGGCAATTACCCTCCGCTTTAATGCCTATTGATTTTGGCTTACCGAGAGTTTTAAAATCCACTTTTAAACACCTTTATATCAAGTTTATCAAAGAAACTATCAATAATTAG